The Solanum lycopersicum chromosome 6, SLM_r2.1 genome has a window encoding:
- the LOC101264935 gene encoding uncharacterized protein isoform X2, whose protein sequence is MFAKFFEKLNPTPQSNAPEGSEKLTDLEATVSVHYGIPSTASILAFDPIQQLLAIGTLDGRIKVISGSNVEGLFFSPKPLAFKNLEFLQNQGFLVGVSNGNEIQVWDLENRRISSSLQWESNITAFSVIYDTHYMFVGDEYGYLSVLKYEEGIMELLPYHMPPNLIAEAANISMPDQLAIVGLLPQPNSHGNRVLIAYENGLIVLWDITEDRAALVREYKQHQSKDEIVVYALKNAKEEKFRASSDNQEGEKEISSLCWLSSDGSILAVGYIDGDILLWNISVPGKKSPEAEASSNYVKLQLSAGAKRLPVIILRWSAKNTQNGCGGKLFVYGGDSIGSEEALTVLNLDWSSGIKALKCVGRVDLGLDGSFADAIVVSNANETGISDASSLFVLSNPGKLHFYDKASLSALKSNPEKEHADFAVKYPTLVPTLEPRITVAYLYPVDRKWNSSRTPSEEVVVALVRPAHGVTELEIKMPLSSSIPRQPTKDDGIERILVAGYLDGSVRLWNATFPVFTLLAVLESQYDVGVKGIQATGPRTAISALDFSSTALNLAIGHQCGQVHMYSLKGQSKTTSSKLVTDAEQDGDTGFQFSLIKSPVCILKFVAVGARLVAGFESGQVAMLDVSSSSVLFITDCSSNSSSRITSVAVTSLGNALEDTAEQSEEGTRNACVKDVISVLNRDAEVVLLDGSTGKKIGSQAKHQKEMSTAISLHVLDGITLVSEESQKHSSTQDSAVQPEDLMQKCIDSQILLCCQEGLHLFSLSSIMQGDIKPIREVKLAKPCSWTSILKNDIENFGLVLVYQNGAVEVRSLVDLAVLGESSLISILRWNSKINVDKIISSPGQSMISLVNGSEFAVISLLAFGNDFRVPDALPLLYKKSPATAVDDASASQHQKKKQNVTTSIFGGIVKGLKGLKGEQAADSVNARDALVSHLENIFSRFPFSDPTDVTDDLGSLELKLDDIEIDEPVHVASSSLSSDDVKIEKETDRNRLLEGGSSDAKPTARTREEIIAKYRNKGDAASAALQAKDKLLERQEKLDRLSRNTEELQNGAENFADLAGELVKAMEKRKWWNL, encoded by the exons ATGTttgctaaattttttgaaaagctCAATCCTACGCCACAG AGTAATGCTCCCGAAGGAAGTGAAAAATTGACAGACCTGGAAGCAACAGTTTCTGTTCACTATGGGATTCCATCTACAGCATCCATTCTGGCATTTGACCCTATTCAGCAACTCTTGGCAATAGGAACATT GGATGGAAGGATTAAAGTGATTAGTGGATCTAATGTCGAGggcctttttttttctcctaaaCCATTGGCGTTCAAGAATTTGGAG TTCCTGCAAAACCAAGGATTTTTAGTGGGCGTCTCAAATGGAAATGAAATTCAG GTTTGGGATCTAGAGAACAGGAGAATATCTTCTAGTTTACAGTGGGAGTCCAATATTACTGCATTCTCCGTTATCTATGACACTCATTACAT GTTCGTGGGAGATGAATATGGTTATCTCTCTGTTCTGAAGTATGAGGAAGGAATCATGGAACTGTTGCCTTATCACATGCCTCCGAATCTTATAGCTG AAGCTGCTAATATTTCAATGCCCGACCAACTCGCCATTGTTGGGTTACTTCCCCAACCTAATTCACATGGAAATAG GGTCCTGATTGCTTATGAGAATGGATTAATTGTTCTCTGGGACATTACAGAAGATCGAGCTGCTCTTGTTAGAGAGTATAAACAACATCAATCAAAGGATGAAATTGTTGTTTATGCTTTAAAAAATGCTAAGGAAGAGAAGTTTCGTGCTTCATCAGATAATCAAGAAGGCGAAAAAGAAATAAGCTCACTCTGTTGGTTGTCATCTGATGGGTCAATTTTGGCTGTTGGTTATATTGATGGAGATATCTTGCTGTGGAATATTTCAGTTCCTGGCAAGAAAAGTCCAGAGGCTGAAGCTTCGTCTAATTATGTTAAGCTGCAGCTCTCAGCAGGAGCCAAAAGACTCCCTGTTATTATACTGCGTTGGTCCGCCAAAAATACACAGAATGGTTGTGGGGGGAAACTATTTGTCTACGGTGGTGATTCAATTGGATCAGAAGAAGCCTTGACG GTTCTGAATCTTGATTGGTCCTCCGGAATAAAAGCACTGAAATGTGTTGGTCGAGTAGACCTTGGACTTGATGGATCTTTTGCAGATGCCATTGTTGTTTCAAATGCTAATGAAACGGGAATTAGTGATGCTTCTTCCTTGTTTGTGTTGTCAAATCCAGGGAAACTGCACTTTTATGACAAGGCCAGCTTGTCTGCTTTAAAATCTAACCCAGAGAAGGAGCATGCAGATTTTGCTGTTAAGTATCCTACACTTGTACCTACCCTTGAACCACGTATAACTGTGGCATACCTATATCCAGTGGATAGGAAATGGAATTCCTCAAGGACTCCTTCAGAG GAAGTTGTGGTTGCGCTAGTCCGTCCAGCTCATGGTGTGACTGAATTGGAAATCAAAATGCCTCTAAGTAGTAGTATTCCCAGACAACCTACTAAGGATGATGGAATAGAGAGAATACTTGTTGCTGGCTATCTGGATGGATCTGTCCGTCTGTGGAATGCAACATTTCCAGTCTTTACACTTTTAGCTGTTCTGGAATCTCAG TATGATGTTGGGGTGAAGGGAATTCAAGCCACTGGTCCTAGAACAGCAATATCCGCTTTGGACTTCTCCTCTACTGCTTTAAATCTTGCCATCGGCCACCAATGTGGCCAG GTGCATATGTATAGCCTCAAGGGGCAGTCTAAGACAACTAGCTCCAAATTGGTTACAGATGCTGAACAGGACG GTGATACTGGATTTCAGTTTTCCCTCATAAAATCTCCAGTATGCATCCTAAAATTTGTAGCTGTGGGTGCCAGGCTTGTTGCTGGTTTTGAAAGTGGGCAG GTTGCCATGCTTGATGTTAGTTCATCATCAGTTTTGTTCATTACGGATTGTTCATCCAACTCAAGTTCCAGAATCACTTCTGTGGCTGTGACATCATTGGGTAATGCTCTTGAAGACACTGCGGAACAAAGTGAAGAGGGAACAAGAAATGCATGTGTGAAGGACGTTATTTCAGTACTAAACAGAGATGCAGAAGTAGTATTGCTTGATGGCTCCACTGGCAAAAAAATTGGCTCCCAGGCAAAACACCAAAAGGAGATGTCAACTGCTATATCTCTACATGTTTTAG ATGGCATTACATTGGTCTCTGAAGAATCGCAAAAGCATTCTTCAACGCAAGACAGCGCCGTGCAGCCTGAAGATTTGATGCAGAAGTGTATTGATTCACAAATTTTACTTTGTTGTCAGGAGGGCTTGCATTTATTCTCCTTAAGTTCTATAATGCAG GGCGATATCAAACCTATACGTGAAGTGAAACTTGCTAAACCATGTTCTTGGACTTCCATTCTTAAGAATGACATTGAAAATTTTGGACTGGTTTTAGTGTATCAGAATGGAGCAGTTGAAGTAAg GTCCTTGGTGGATCTTGCTGTCTTGGGAGAATCCTCATTAATATCTATTCTTCGATGGAATTCCAAGATAAATGTGGATAAGATCATAAGTTCTCCTGGTCAATCGATGATTTCACTG GTGAATGGGTCTGAATTTGCTGTCATTTCACTGTTGGCCTTTGGAAATGACTTCAG GGTTCCAGATGCCTTAcctttactttataaaaaatcaCCCGCAACTGCTGTAGATGATGCCAGTGCATCCCAACATCAAAAGAAGAAACAG AATGTTACCACCAGTATTTTTGGTGGTATCGTGAAAGGGTTGAAAGGGCTTAAAGGAGAGCAGGCTGCTGATTCTGTGAATGCTCGAGATGCTCTTGTTTCTCATCTGGAAAACATATTCTCGAGATTTCCTTTCTCAGACCCTACAGATGTAACAGATGACCTTGGAAGCCTGGAACTGAAGTTAG ATGATATTGAAATTGATGAACCTGTTCATGTTGCTTCATCATCTCTCAGCAGTGATGATGTCAAAATAG AAAAGGAAACCGATAGAAACAGGTTGTTGGAAGGTGGTTCTAGTGATGCCAAGCCAACAGCTAGAACTCGTGAAGAAATCATTGCTAAATATAGAAACAAGGGG GATGCGGCCTCTGCTGCATTACAGGCAAAAGATAAGCTTCTCGAGCGTCAGGAGAAACTTGAT AGGCTTAGTAGAAACACTGAAGAATTACAAAATGGTGCGGAGAACTTTGCGGATCTTGCAGGTGAGCTTGTCAAAGCCATGGAGAAACGCAAGTGGTGGAACCTCTAA
- the LOC101264935 gene encoding uncharacterized protein isoform X1: MFAKFFEKLNPTPQSNAPEGSEKLTDLEATVSVHYGIPSTASILAFDPIQQLLAIGTLDGRIKVISGSNVEGLFFSPKPLAFKNLEFLQNQGFLVGVSNGNEIQVWDLENRRISSSLQWESNITAFSVIYDTHYMFVGDEYGYLSVLKYEEGIMELLPYHMPPNLIAEAANISMPDQLAIVGLLPQPNSHGNRVLIAYENGLIVLWDITEDRAALVREYKQHQSKDEIVVYALKNAKEEKFRASSDNQEGEKEISSLCWLSSDGSILAVGYIDGDILLWNISVPGKKSPEAEASSNYVKLQLSAGAKRLPVIILRWSAKNTQNGCGGKLFVYGGDSIGSEEALTVLNLDWSSGIKALKCVGRVDLGLDGSFADAIVVSNANETGISDASSLFVLSNPGKLHFYDKASLSALKSNPEKEHADFAVKYPTLVPTLEPRITVAYLYPVDRKWNSSRTPSEEVVVALVRPAHGVTELEIKMPLSSSIPRQPTKDDGIERILVAGYLDGSVRLWNATFPVFTLLAVLESQYDVGVKGIQATGPRTAISALDFSSTALNLAIGHQCGQVHMYSLKGQSKTTSSKLVTDAEQDAQFCPGDTGFQFSLIKSPVCILKFVAVGARLVAGFESGQVAMLDVSSSSVLFITDCSSNSSSRITSVAVTSLGNALEDTAEQSEEGTRNACVKDVISVLNRDAEVVLLDGSTGKKIGSQAKHQKEMSTAISLHVLDGITLVSEESQKHSSTQDSAVQPEDLMQKCIDSQILLCCQEGLHLFSLSSIMQGDIKPIREVKLAKPCSWTSILKNDIENFGLVLVYQNGAVEVRSLVDLAVLGESSLISILRWNSKINVDKIISSPGQSMISLVNGSEFAVISLLAFGNDFRVPDALPLLYKKSPATAVDDASASQHQKKKQNVTTSIFGGIVKGLKGLKGEQAADSVNARDALVSHLENIFSRFPFSDPTDVTDDLGSLELKLDDIEIDEPVHVASSSLSSDDVKIEKETDRNRLLEGGSSDAKPTARTREEIIAKYRNKGDAASAALQAKDKLLERQEKLDRLSRNTEELQNGAENFADLAGELVKAMEKRKWWNL; encoded by the exons ATGTttgctaaattttttgaaaagctCAATCCTACGCCACAG AGTAATGCTCCCGAAGGAAGTGAAAAATTGACAGACCTGGAAGCAACAGTTTCTGTTCACTATGGGATTCCATCTACAGCATCCATTCTGGCATTTGACCCTATTCAGCAACTCTTGGCAATAGGAACATT GGATGGAAGGATTAAAGTGATTAGTGGATCTAATGTCGAGggcctttttttttctcctaaaCCATTGGCGTTCAAGAATTTGGAG TTCCTGCAAAACCAAGGATTTTTAGTGGGCGTCTCAAATGGAAATGAAATTCAG GTTTGGGATCTAGAGAACAGGAGAATATCTTCTAGTTTACAGTGGGAGTCCAATATTACTGCATTCTCCGTTATCTATGACACTCATTACAT GTTCGTGGGAGATGAATATGGTTATCTCTCTGTTCTGAAGTATGAGGAAGGAATCATGGAACTGTTGCCTTATCACATGCCTCCGAATCTTATAGCTG AAGCTGCTAATATTTCAATGCCCGACCAACTCGCCATTGTTGGGTTACTTCCCCAACCTAATTCACATGGAAATAG GGTCCTGATTGCTTATGAGAATGGATTAATTGTTCTCTGGGACATTACAGAAGATCGAGCTGCTCTTGTTAGAGAGTATAAACAACATCAATCAAAGGATGAAATTGTTGTTTATGCTTTAAAAAATGCTAAGGAAGAGAAGTTTCGTGCTTCATCAGATAATCAAGAAGGCGAAAAAGAAATAAGCTCACTCTGTTGGTTGTCATCTGATGGGTCAATTTTGGCTGTTGGTTATATTGATGGAGATATCTTGCTGTGGAATATTTCAGTTCCTGGCAAGAAAAGTCCAGAGGCTGAAGCTTCGTCTAATTATGTTAAGCTGCAGCTCTCAGCAGGAGCCAAAAGACTCCCTGTTATTATACTGCGTTGGTCCGCCAAAAATACACAGAATGGTTGTGGGGGGAAACTATTTGTCTACGGTGGTGATTCAATTGGATCAGAAGAAGCCTTGACG GTTCTGAATCTTGATTGGTCCTCCGGAATAAAAGCACTGAAATGTGTTGGTCGAGTAGACCTTGGACTTGATGGATCTTTTGCAGATGCCATTGTTGTTTCAAATGCTAATGAAACGGGAATTAGTGATGCTTCTTCCTTGTTTGTGTTGTCAAATCCAGGGAAACTGCACTTTTATGACAAGGCCAGCTTGTCTGCTTTAAAATCTAACCCAGAGAAGGAGCATGCAGATTTTGCTGTTAAGTATCCTACACTTGTACCTACCCTTGAACCACGTATAACTGTGGCATACCTATATCCAGTGGATAGGAAATGGAATTCCTCAAGGACTCCTTCAGAG GAAGTTGTGGTTGCGCTAGTCCGTCCAGCTCATGGTGTGACTGAATTGGAAATCAAAATGCCTCTAAGTAGTAGTATTCCCAGACAACCTACTAAGGATGATGGAATAGAGAGAATACTTGTTGCTGGCTATCTGGATGGATCTGTCCGTCTGTGGAATGCAACATTTCCAGTCTTTACACTTTTAGCTGTTCTGGAATCTCAG TATGATGTTGGGGTGAAGGGAATTCAAGCCACTGGTCCTAGAACAGCAATATCCGCTTTGGACTTCTCCTCTACTGCTTTAAATCTTGCCATCGGCCACCAATGTGGCCAG GTGCATATGTATAGCCTCAAGGGGCAGTCTAAGACAACTAGCTCCAAATTGGTTACAGATGCTGAACAGGACG CTCAGTTCTGTCCAGGTGATACTGGATTTCAGTTTTCCCTCATAAAATCTCCAGTATGCATCCTAAAATTTGTAGCTGTGGGTGCCAGGCTTGTTGCTGGTTTTGAAAGTGGGCAG GTTGCCATGCTTGATGTTAGTTCATCATCAGTTTTGTTCATTACGGATTGTTCATCCAACTCAAGTTCCAGAATCACTTCTGTGGCTGTGACATCATTGGGTAATGCTCTTGAAGACACTGCGGAACAAAGTGAAGAGGGAACAAGAAATGCATGTGTGAAGGACGTTATTTCAGTACTAAACAGAGATGCAGAAGTAGTATTGCTTGATGGCTCCACTGGCAAAAAAATTGGCTCCCAGGCAAAACACCAAAAGGAGATGTCAACTGCTATATCTCTACATGTTTTAG ATGGCATTACATTGGTCTCTGAAGAATCGCAAAAGCATTCTTCAACGCAAGACAGCGCCGTGCAGCCTGAAGATTTGATGCAGAAGTGTATTGATTCACAAATTTTACTTTGTTGTCAGGAGGGCTTGCATTTATTCTCCTTAAGTTCTATAATGCAG GGCGATATCAAACCTATACGTGAAGTGAAACTTGCTAAACCATGTTCTTGGACTTCCATTCTTAAGAATGACATTGAAAATTTTGGACTGGTTTTAGTGTATCAGAATGGAGCAGTTGAAGTAAg GTCCTTGGTGGATCTTGCTGTCTTGGGAGAATCCTCATTAATATCTATTCTTCGATGGAATTCCAAGATAAATGTGGATAAGATCATAAGTTCTCCTGGTCAATCGATGATTTCACTG GTGAATGGGTCTGAATTTGCTGTCATTTCACTGTTGGCCTTTGGAAATGACTTCAG GGTTCCAGATGCCTTAcctttactttataaaaaatcaCCCGCAACTGCTGTAGATGATGCCAGTGCATCCCAACATCAAAAGAAGAAACAG AATGTTACCACCAGTATTTTTGGTGGTATCGTGAAAGGGTTGAAAGGGCTTAAAGGAGAGCAGGCTGCTGATTCTGTGAATGCTCGAGATGCTCTTGTTTCTCATCTGGAAAACATATTCTCGAGATTTCCTTTCTCAGACCCTACAGATGTAACAGATGACCTTGGAAGCCTGGAACTGAAGTTAG ATGATATTGAAATTGATGAACCTGTTCATGTTGCTTCATCATCTCTCAGCAGTGATGATGTCAAAATAG AAAAGGAAACCGATAGAAACAGGTTGTTGGAAGGTGGTTCTAGTGATGCCAAGCCAACAGCTAGAACTCGTGAAGAAATCATTGCTAAATATAGAAACAAGGGG GATGCGGCCTCTGCTGCATTACAGGCAAAAGATAAGCTTCTCGAGCGTCAGGAGAAACTTGAT AGGCTTAGTAGAAACACTGAAGAATTACAAAATGGTGCGGAGAACTTTGCGGATCTTGCAGGTGAGCTTGTCAAAGCCATGGAGAAACGCAAGTGGTGGAACCTCTAA
- the LOC101264935 gene encoding lethal(2) giant larvae protein homolog SRO77-like isoform X4 — translation MFAKFFEKLNPTPQSNAPEGSEKLTDLEATVSVHYGIPSTASILAFDPIQQLLAIGTLDGRIKVISGSNVEGLFFSPKPLAFKNLEFLQNQGFLVGVSNGNEIQVWDLENRRISSSLQWESNITAFSVIYDTHYMFVGDEYGYLSVLKYEEGIMELLPYHMPPNLIAEAANISMPDQLAIVGLLPQPNSHGNRVLIAYENGLIVLWDITEDRAALVREYKQHQSKDEIVVYALKNAKEEKFRASSDNQEGEKEISSLCWLSSDGSILAVGYIDGDILLWNISVPGKKSPEAEASSNYVKLQLSAGAKRLPVIILRWSAKNTQNGCGGKLFVYGGDSIGSEEALTVLNLDWSSGIKALKCVGRVDLGLDGSFADAIVVSNANETGISDASSLFVLSNPGKLHFYDKASLSALKSNPEKEHADFAVKYPTLVPTLEPRITVAYLYPVDRKWNSSRTPSEEVVVALVRPAHGVTELEIKMPLSSSIPRQPTKDDGIERILVAGYLDGSVRLWNATFPVFTLLAVLESQGIQATGPRTAISALDFSSTALNLAIGHQCGQVHMYSLKGQSKTTSSKLVTDAEQDGDTGFQFSLIKSPVCILKFVAVGARLVAGFESGQVAMLDVSSSSVLFITDCSSNSSSRITSVAVTSLGNALEDTAEQSEEGTRNACVKDVISVLNRDAEVVLLDGSTGKKIGSQAKHQKEMSTAISLHVLDGITLVSEESQKHSSTQDSAVQPEDLMQKCIDSQILLCCQEGLHLFSLSSIMQGDIKPIREVKLAKPCSWTSILKNDIENFGLVLVYQNGAVEVRSLVDLAVLGESSLISILRWNSKINVDKIISSPGQSMISLVNGSEFAVISLLAFGNDFRVPDALPLLYKKSPATAVDDASASQHQKKKQNVTTSIFGGIVKGLKGLKGEQAADSVNARDALVSHLENIFSRFPFSDPTDVTDDLGSLELKLDDIEIDEPVHVASSSLSSDDVKIEKETDRNRLLEGGSSDAKPTARTREEIIAKYRNKGDAASAALQAKDKLLERQEKLDRLSRNTEELQNGAENFADLAGELVKAMEKRKWWNL, via the exons ATGTttgctaaattttttgaaaagctCAATCCTACGCCACAG AGTAATGCTCCCGAAGGAAGTGAAAAATTGACAGACCTGGAAGCAACAGTTTCTGTTCACTATGGGATTCCATCTACAGCATCCATTCTGGCATTTGACCCTATTCAGCAACTCTTGGCAATAGGAACATT GGATGGAAGGATTAAAGTGATTAGTGGATCTAATGTCGAGggcctttttttttctcctaaaCCATTGGCGTTCAAGAATTTGGAG TTCCTGCAAAACCAAGGATTTTTAGTGGGCGTCTCAAATGGAAATGAAATTCAG GTTTGGGATCTAGAGAACAGGAGAATATCTTCTAGTTTACAGTGGGAGTCCAATATTACTGCATTCTCCGTTATCTATGACACTCATTACAT GTTCGTGGGAGATGAATATGGTTATCTCTCTGTTCTGAAGTATGAGGAAGGAATCATGGAACTGTTGCCTTATCACATGCCTCCGAATCTTATAGCTG AAGCTGCTAATATTTCAATGCCCGACCAACTCGCCATTGTTGGGTTACTTCCCCAACCTAATTCACATGGAAATAG GGTCCTGATTGCTTATGAGAATGGATTAATTGTTCTCTGGGACATTACAGAAGATCGAGCTGCTCTTGTTAGAGAGTATAAACAACATCAATCAAAGGATGAAATTGTTGTTTATGCTTTAAAAAATGCTAAGGAAGAGAAGTTTCGTGCTTCATCAGATAATCAAGAAGGCGAAAAAGAAATAAGCTCACTCTGTTGGTTGTCATCTGATGGGTCAATTTTGGCTGTTGGTTATATTGATGGAGATATCTTGCTGTGGAATATTTCAGTTCCTGGCAAGAAAAGTCCAGAGGCTGAAGCTTCGTCTAATTATGTTAAGCTGCAGCTCTCAGCAGGAGCCAAAAGACTCCCTGTTATTATACTGCGTTGGTCCGCCAAAAATACACAGAATGGTTGTGGGGGGAAACTATTTGTCTACGGTGGTGATTCAATTGGATCAGAAGAAGCCTTGACG GTTCTGAATCTTGATTGGTCCTCCGGAATAAAAGCACTGAAATGTGTTGGTCGAGTAGACCTTGGACTTGATGGATCTTTTGCAGATGCCATTGTTGTTTCAAATGCTAATGAAACGGGAATTAGTGATGCTTCTTCCTTGTTTGTGTTGTCAAATCCAGGGAAACTGCACTTTTATGACAAGGCCAGCTTGTCTGCTTTAAAATCTAACCCAGAGAAGGAGCATGCAGATTTTGCTGTTAAGTATCCTACACTTGTACCTACCCTTGAACCACGTATAACTGTGGCATACCTATATCCAGTGGATAGGAAATGGAATTCCTCAAGGACTCCTTCAGAG GAAGTTGTGGTTGCGCTAGTCCGTCCAGCTCATGGTGTGACTGAATTGGAAATCAAAATGCCTCTAAGTAGTAGTATTCCCAGACAACCTACTAAGGATGATGGAATAGAGAGAATACTTGTTGCTGGCTATCTGGATGGATCTGTCCGTCTGTGGAATGCAACATTTCCAGTCTTTACACTTTTAGCTGTTCTGGAATCTCAG GGAATTCAAGCCACTGGTCCTAGAACAGCAATATCCGCTTTGGACTTCTCCTCTACTGCTTTAAATCTTGCCATCGGCCACCAATGTGGCCAG GTGCATATGTATAGCCTCAAGGGGCAGTCTAAGACAACTAGCTCCAAATTGGTTACAGATGCTGAACAGGACG GTGATACTGGATTTCAGTTTTCCCTCATAAAATCTCCAGTATGCATCCTAAAATTTGTAGCTGTGGGTGCCAGGCTTGTTGCTGGTTTTGAAAGTGGGCAG GTTGCCATGCTTGATGTTAGTTCATCATCAGTTTTGTTCATTACGGATTGTTCATCCAACTCAAGTTCCAGAATCACTTCTGTGGCTGTGACATCATTGGGTAATGCTCTTGAAGACACTGCGGAACAAAGTGAAGAGGGAACAAGAAATGCATGTGTGAAGGACGTTATTTCAGTACTAAACAGAGATGCAGAAGTAGTATTGCTTGATGGCTCCACTGGCAAAAAAATTGGCTCCCAGGCAAAACACCAAAAGGAGATGTCAACTGCTATATCTCTACATGTTTTAG ATGGCATTACATTGGTCTCTGAAGAATCGCAAAAGCATTCTTCAACGCAAGACAGCGCCGTGCAGCCTGAAGATTTGATGCAGAAGTGTATTGATTCACAAATTTTACTTTGTTGTCAGGAGGGCTTGCATTTATTCTCCTTAAGTTCTATAATGCAG GGCGATATCAAACCTATACGTGAAGTGAAACTTGCTAAACCATGTTCTTGGACTTCCATTCTTAAGAATGACATTGAAAATTTTGGACTGGTTTTAGTGTATCAGAATGGAGCAGTTGAAGTAAg GTCCTTGGTGGATCTTGCTGTCTTGGGAGAATCCTCATTAATATCTATTCTTCGATGGAATTCCAAGATAAATGTGGATAAGATCATAAGTTCTCCTGGTCAATCGATGATTTCACTG GTGAATGGGTCTGAATTTGCTGTCATTTCACTGTTGGCCTTTGGAAATGACTTCAG GGTTCCAGATGCCTTAcctttactttataaaaaatcaCCCGCAACTGCTGTAGATGATGCCAGTGCATCCCAACATCAAAAGAAGAAACAG AATGTTACCACCAGTATTTTTGGTGGTATCGTGAAAGGGTTGAAAGGGCTTAAAGGAGAGCAGGCTGCTGATTCTGTGAATGCTCGAGATGCTCTTGTTTCTCATCTGGAAAACATATTCTCGAGATTTCCTTTCTCAGACCCTACAGATGTAACAGATGACCTTGGAAGCCTGGAACTGAAGTTAG ATGATATTGAAATTGATGAACCTGTTCATGTTGCTTCATCATCTCTCAGCAGTGATGATGTCAAAATAG AAAAGGAAACCGATAGAAACAGGTTGTTGGAAGGTGGTTCTAGTGATGCCAAGCCAACAGCTAGAACTCGTGAAGAAATCATTGCTAAATATAGAAACAAGGGG GATGCGGCCTCTGCTGCATTACAGGCAAAAGATAAGCTTCTCGAGCGTCAGGAGAAACTTGAT AGGCTTAGTAGAAACACTGAAGAATTACAAAATGGTGCGGAGAACTTTGCGGATCTTGCAGGTGAGCTTGTCAAAGCCATGGAGAAACGCAAGTGGTGGAACCTCTAA